From the Xenopus laevis strain J_2021 chromosome 7L, Xenopus_laevis_v10.1, whole genome shotgun sequence genome, the window CAGAGAAACCAACATTCTAAATAGCACTTAACAAGTACCAAATAAAAAGGCTCTCTTGAACACAAACCCCATTATTTAGCAATTGCACAATATCTGTGGCCCCTGCACTGAAATATGTGACTGTTTTTGAATAGTTAATGCAGTATCCTCCTTCTCCTAAACATATTTACCTAGCTTTCTCACAATCCTGAACAGCAAAGCAAAGCAGAAATCTGAAAAACAATGCTACTCAAGATAATTAACTAAATAGGGCCCCAAGGAACTCATGCCCTGCACTGAATCCTAAAATGACAGACATTTTCACCAAAATACCAAAGCTGTACACATGGGAGTGGGTTTCTATAAGAATCTTTTTATTCTGAGCTTCAAGTAAGCAATGCTGAGTGCATGGATAAAAACTGTTGGAGCAAAAGGAGAATGATGTGATGATGGCAGAGAATGAGTGTGAGTTATGTGGGTGATCACTACACATGTTATAAGTAAAATAAGGGTTGTTCAGGTATACATCACAATGTTCAGAAGAAATGGTGAGAGAGGCGTGTCCTCCAAAGAAGTCCGAGAAATCAACACTAAAGAGACTAGTTTAAGATTTTTAAACGGTTTTGTGCTATTAATGACCATGTCCAACACTACACAGGGCTGCTATATGCAACAAATCATACACACTGGATACTATTCATAAAGTCAACATTTGGTTTTACAGTAGTAGTGTACATCCTTATCCTCCATGGAGGAACTCCTTTTTCACAGACTTAATGTCAACAGCCTCAAATTATATACACTCACCACTGCCACTAGGGGAGGAGCCAGGAGAGCAACTCCGGGGCATGAAAATAGGTTTGTTCTCGGTCACTTCTACCTTTGATGGGGACCTAGAAGGAGAATCTgacaaaaaacaatattacagGAATGATTATAAACTGTattttagggatacaccaaattcactattttaggattcgccccaaatcctttgtgaaaaattcagccaaataccgaacgaATCAAAAccatcatttgcatatgtaaattaggaaaagGAGGGGGAAAGAGATCtgtgtggttaaaaaaataattgcacttccttgtttgtgtgaaaaAACAGTCAAgcgattttttggattcggttcagccaggcacatggatttggccaaatcagaaaaaggctgaattccgaaccaaatccaggcttcggtgcatcactactgtatttttatttagcatGAGGTGCTCAGCAAACCATTCCCCAGATACAAAGGGACACATCCGTGCACTTAGTGTTAACTAAGGGGTATAGTAAATGACCGCTTAGATTTATTACTAAATATTGCCAAATCCTTAAATAAATGCAACGGGTGCAGCTTTTTTGGACagatatgtaaaatgtaattatttctaaGTGGTCCTTTATTTAATCAAGATCTTGATAGAACGCaagcatttagaaataaaaattatctCCAAATTACCTCGCCCTCAGGCTATGCCCCCCATTTAATTTTGTGAGCACCAAGGGCAGGTAGCCCCACAGTTAAGGAAGCAATTATTTGGACCTGTGGATTCCATTGCAACATTTGGTTATTTCACCTCAGCTCATAGCAAGGTTAAAGACCACCAACTGACCATTAGTTTAGGTTCCCCTACCAATGCTTTGAACTCCTCTAGAAGCAGAACTACAGTTGAAAAACAATGTCTGGACCATAAGCAACTAAGAAAACTGATCAGCAGTGACCTACTGTACACCATAGATTTTAAGTAGCACTTACCGATTTTGCCGTCTAACCGCAGTCGTGATTGAATGGTGGTTACTGTGGTAACTATGGTGCCATCAGGCATCACAGTGCGATCCATCTCCACTTTCTTGGTGGGTGTGATGTTAGTTCTAGAAGCTGTTGCTGCCAGTGTTGCCCTAGGCAAGGAAAGTTCGGGGACCAGAAACTGGGAAAAATAGTATGAACCAAATATgtaaaacactaaataaatacTGGTTCTTTATTAATCAGCAAGCTAGATTGCAAAAACTAAAACCTATACACTAAAATCTATATAGAGCactaaattatattgtttattcttccctggtatactgtatattataggcAATTGCTTCTTCATGTAACAAAAACCTATGTAGCCACTTACCTACCTGTGGGATTTTCTGGGTATAGGATCAGGTCTAGAATTACATTATGTTAcataccgaatccactattttggggtTAGGCCCAATTTTTCATGAAGGATGTGAATTAGGTTAAGGAAGGGTTCAAAAGaactatgcaaaaaataaataaataaaaaaaatcgacACACTCTTCTTTGTGTAACAAAAAGTGGCATGATCTTAAGGATcaacaacatgtatttttagagccccAACATATTTTGCCATTCTCTGAACGCCAAACTCAATCCTGCATTGCTAATTTGAATGATTCTAAATCAACTTctacaaataaaacattgcttTCCCAAAGCTGgacacacactgacacaactATGACTACAAAAAGCTGGgctataaagggggggggggaagacatTGTTTTGGGCACCCCAAAAcatattgccaaaaaaaaaaaccgtatgcaactttccaatatgttatTAACTGTAATTCAGAGTACATTTAAAACTAATGTACTTTGTGATGTCGTTGGGAAGGCTATTACTCCTCACCTCTACAGAGATGGATGGAGTGCCTGTTATAGACTGTCCAGCACTTGAGGTCAGAGGGTACAGGTGCCTTCCACTCAGATCTCTATAGGGTGATTTCAGAGCCACAGATGTTTGTCCAAGCAGAACATCTGTTCAGAGAAAAAGTAAGATTAGGAATAATCAAGGTACCGTGTTTTACCAGCACAGTAAAATAAGCAACATAAAACAAGAACTTTACTTACTGCGTTCGCCTTCCTTTATTTGCCAGACTCTGAGATATAGCTCCTTACTCTGGGTGCTGAGGTCACTGCAAAGGCATAAAACCGTTACCTTTTAGTTCATGGTTAGGCAGGACGTCGGACAGGGACTGCTAGTAAGGGGAATCGATCTTTTTATGGATCAGGAGGGTACTCgcggagggtgaaggggttggaaatATGATCCGAGGTTCGGCAACAGGGCTAATTATATCTGCTTAGTGGTGTCTGAGGCACAATATAATCCACAGGCAGGTTCAATAACAGCACCGGGTCACCAATATATCACTTGTGGTGCATTACCTAACCACGTTGCGGGAGGGATCtccaagtgggtgaaggggttggcatcGGATGTGAATGGGCGATTTCCCGATTTGGATGATTCATACTAGAGCATACATACTGAGTATGTGATAATGTTACTGCCATTTATATTTGGTGCATCTACCTACCCACTTTATGGGAGGGATCtccaagtgggtgaaggggttggcatcGGAACTGAATGGTGGACTTGCCTGTTTTAGTAATTATCACCAAGACATACTGAGTATGCAATTGATTAACCTCTGCAGATGGTTTAGCAACTTGTCTTTGCGACAACCTCATATCTAAATACCCAACAGAGTCAACCACGTTGCCTCTTGTCGATCCACTGTCCTGTTACTAACCAACCTTTTAACTTGTAAACACTGGACATTGTTTTAGCAAAttcattaaaagttatgttttatgcaaccaatacACATAAGTGTTCGGATGTAATAGATGGGAAGGTGCAGTCATATGGGccagttctttctttttcttttatttgatttcgtgttttttgggggggggggtttgtacattttttttacctaaacAAATCCTGCCTGTTGCTTCCACCAGCCCCCCTGAAAATAGTGACCCCCTTACACCTGCAGCTGCTCACAATGTCATCTCATCATTCCAAGAGAGGTTACAAGCATCTCCCTCGTTTTGTCTGACACTCCGGATCTCTCTTCTTTGCCAAGGAGCATTCAATTCAGCTTCACATCTCAGCTCCGCTTCTAAAACATGTAAGAAAAGTTTTAAGCAAATGTATGCAAAACAGTTCCCCTTGTAGAAATATGACATTAAGGAGGAGTAGAAGGAAAATACATAGATTATATTAGTCTCATTACATATTAAAATTGCAATAGAATTAAAAGGGTCAGGTGTATTATTAGGTCTCTATGGAGTTAAAGTGTTTTTCTCTACCTTTGTCATCAGCTACAGTGATATTCTGTAAACATATCTGGCGAATGAGAAGTTTTGGACTTTCTGCGCTACATGGAGAACCTCGGAGAAGTCGGTCACAGAGACCCTGCACAGAAGAAGGCAgtcaaaaaaacagaaagcaagCAGGGAGGAATAAGAAAAGTTTATCCAGCAATATTAAAGTATCTTACCATATCACCATCATGGGCCTTTAGGTTGAAAACCATGGCAGGCTGTGCACTTAGCAGAGCATCTTGTATCAAGTCCTGTAACGTACACAGTTCTGCACCACCCTCACTACTCTGTTTGTGCAGAGAGAAAAAGCAAAAGCCAAATTACTTGTTGCATGTAGATATACAGAGAAAGACGATGAGGGTTTTTGATCTAAGCTTAGATTGTGGGGGAATCCTAAACTATAGGGCTAAATTATAACTACACATtgagtgtgcaaagtgcaattttggatgcaattttctatttttttcgtATCCTCTTTGGGTCTGTTCGCTAACACGGAGCCtgcaggcgcatgcgcagttgaagtgGATTCTTCACTAGCCCCATCTATGCATGTGACTGCAAGATCTGTGTCAGTGAACAGACCCGAAGAGGATACAAATGGAAAGAAGAGGGCACCGTGGGACAACGCTGCACTGCTTTTTGAGCTCTGTATTCCAAATAGGAGCCCTGATCTATGTAACACACTGTGCAGGGAGGCAGAGGTAAAGGGAGCAGATCAGTGCTACAGAAGCACTGGTGCCAAGCTCAACTATATGGAAatgcaaggagtgtgtttggacaCAAGCACCTTTAATGAACAGCATCAATATGCACAGAAGTTTATGTCCATTTTAGCTGAACCGACTTGCATTTAATGAGTTCTTATACTTCTAGTACCAAAAATACCTTCCTACATTTCTTCATTAAATTTAGATTTGAGttcttacatttttaaactttgtCCTCTGTGTCTTGATAAAACTACAGCAAGTTTGACAACACTACCAGTTAAATGCTGCACCAGAGAATCGGGTCCTGCAGCCACGCTACGTGTGTGTCGGTCTCATCTACCTGCTGTCAAGTACCATAAGATAAAATGATCTGGAAGCTTTCCAGCAAACAACTACAAAGAGATCATTCCAACCCAATAGGAAGCACATTGGTGAACATTACACTTTCAATATAATGGAATCTTTAAATATGATATCCATTTTCTCTCACCTGTAGTGATTGTCTGGGAGTAACCTGCAATGTGATATCAGGGTGCTCTTTAAACCCCCAGGACACAAGAAGACCCTCTTGCGGTAACTCCTCTAGTCGGACCTCTATCTGAAATTGAAGATACATTAGTGGTAAAAAttggccaccaatatttatttcttaaatgttTCCTCCTTTCATCTAAAGACAGAACAGTTGTTGATgtgaaaataaaggcttttttaatattttcagtgGAGTGCTGCCTATACAGCACTGTTTGAAAACACAGCAGAAActcataaaaaaattaatgcaaGCATGAAATCAGCATTAGAAAAGACATATAACATAGAATAGTAAAGCACAGATCTCAAATTATTAGAGTGATGTTAGGGTAATGTATAGAATTTAGCTAGGAAAAAAATAGCAGCGACCCACATGAggaggcaaatttattaagggtccatTTTTACTCGaacttcaaatatttatttaaaaaaatcaaatatgtaaaaCTCAGACTAACTCGACCAAACTCGATCTgagtttttcctctgaaaaaaacttgaatgtcatgaaggctacaaacttCTCCAAATTGGTTACTgcacctctccaattgacttatacaataattgcgcaggttttaggtggcaaatagtcaaattcaaattcttaaagggccagagtatgataaacctctaaaatttaattaaattttttaaaaaaactcaattgagtCTGGATGATTCCCTAGTAgaatctgacagttttgaccataaaaaattaattttcaattcgacccttaatgaatctgcccctaaaatactGCATGGTATAAATGCACAACAGTGGGTTCTTTTTTAAGTTATGAACGGCACAATCTGATGTCAGAACATACCATTTATAAGGATGAAATTTATAGTATTGGGGAAAATTACATCATTAAACATCTTTTATGATTAATCAGTTAGGCTTATTGAACGATGGTGACAGGCTGTTGCTATTCATGTCAATAGCAGGCAATGTCAGACAATTCTTTGCTGGCTTATTTCCACCATCAGAGAAAATGCTATTGTCATCATTTAATTGTATAGTACTAGCAAGTTAATCTATAACAGGGATTACAGAATAAAAATCGGTATCTGATTATGGTAAGCTTGGAGCACACATGAGATCATAGTGTAATGAATGCCTGCCAAGATATAAATCCTTTGTATGTGCCATAACTTTTGTCCTTGTATGGGAATCAtacacttaaggtccccatagacgcgacgattcttcttgccgaacgaccgattttagggaagtccgaccaatccttcgaaattatcgtgcggttagtggtattcgaacgatcgtacatcttacgatttttcggccgacatctgtcgggaaattgatcggccaggtcaaaaaatctttgtcggccccagtgcaatctctctatgtttgcagggccaagcaggcagctcccctttgttttcctgccaaattggactttttagttgatggtaaattcgtacgatcgtacgatcgttctgagaagatattggtctcacgatcaggatctgatcttttaaaaatctcaacatctatggccagctttaggcagaaATTGTCTGctattgtgcttttatttttgtccacacgacatgtttcgggctgcaaaggccctttctcaagtgtaaaaaatacacttttttcctTCAATCCTAATGGCATGCAATAGAGtacattcatcatcatcatttatttatatagagacaAGTTACATATGGCATATAGTGTAGTTGTGCAAATGCACCAGCAGCCTGTCACATATCATGGCTGCTCGTTGATCTTTAGGAGCAGGGAGTATTAAACACATTACAAATACACTGTATGCATATCAAGAACACCAAGCCTGCGCAacacacagtgaaacatggtATACTCTTTTGAAATTATTTAGGGTTGTACTGGGCCGATAAATGTCACCACTGAGGTTATAGATTTATGAAATATAAATTGAATATACATTTAGGtccattgccagcaaagggttttcaaccaagtattagaaatgaacattttattttcagttttttaatttgtccaattacttttgagcccctgaaatgaagggaTTGCGTTAAAaacaggctttagttcctcacatttgtatgcaatctttgtgttcaacccactgaattaaagctgaatgtctgcagttcaactgcatcggagttgtttcatttaaaattaattgtagtaatgtacagaaccaaaaaaaagttgtctctgtccaaatatttatggatctaactgtatatattatgttttCCCATTAAGTCTTTATCTTACCTGCGCTTGATGTAAAGTTAGAAAGACTTGATATGTATTCATAGAAACAGCTGCAGGGGACTCCTGGGTAACAGAGACCGGGAATCTGATTGGATCAGCAGAAAGGGTACAGAGGAATGCCTGAGAAATGAAGGTTGAAAAGGGACAttcattttatgacattttttcaTATCCCCTTTAGAAATTTACCATTTCTGCAACTCCGCATCAAGCACACATGCAACAGGGACATCCCACTGCATTACAATTCTCACCATACTACTGTCTGAATGTTCCGTGCAGGAGACATGGCTGATGTGTGAATTGGGCTGTAGATGTGTGCTCTCCTCAAACAGCACCTGGAGTGAactctgggtaaaaaaaaaaaaaagagagagaggataAATTGGGTCTTGTACAATCATGTGAACATACAGTAGAGGTACCTTTTAGCCCACCAACAAGACCTAACATGTAAGTAGGCAACAATGTACAACTTAACATTAATTGTCTTCCCCTTTATCTGAGCTGCCATGCTGATGCCTCCAGTCAGCACACATTGACAGTATTGGCCATGTGAGAAGGTACAAGGTCCTTACCTCTGGCCAACCCCGTTCAGTGAATCCCTTCATTTGGCTTGCGCTAACATGTAGCCTTCAGTAATctatccccaaacttttttaactgtgagccacattccaatgtaaaagAAGTTAAGAGGgcaacataaacatgcaaaaagttcctgggttgccaaataagggctgtgattggctattggtagcccttgtgtggactggcagcatataggaagctctgtttggcagtacacacaGTGCTGGAATTGTGGAGGGATAACATCCCCTCAGTGGGGATGAAAGAGTTTTGAATCACAGAACTTTATGTTGCTCCTCTCCAtttttgcatgcaaataaaatgaagagGTAAAATAgaatatagttaatatatagtaaatatatatagaggTTAAAAGCAGAGAAGAGATTGCTAGGAGAGGGAAGAGAAGAGCTAGAGtagtgttaaacagataaaggAGTTGGAGGCATTAcagagggttatagagaaaaggagagaacaggggaaacaaaaagagaaaatgaaggtattaaaAAGAAGCACATTAAGGAATAGTAAGGgaattatatatatgaaataatcttgggtaatacaaaatatgatggggttgtgctaGGTTATGACATACAATACATAGGcaaggtgctgtgtttgcagaagctttATTGAAAAGAATGCAAGTtcacaattttaattttggggtctctacaggtcccatacttgcgtaAACATATGATTAATGGGCATTAAATTGTGCATTAGAAGGGAATACCAAAATGGAAATgacaaaatggctttgctttaaagtagGTGAAACCACAAAGTATTGGTAtgtgaggcttattataacaatgggtgtggtttaTGGTTGTGGGAGGGTTTGTTTAAGCATGCCGTGCTATGCTCACTACACAGAatccctccactttttttcactccaattcaaaCACTGAGTACACAtggcttttatgcaactaaagcttgccttaaagccaagcttaaaaataagcacctgggagcaacatccaacaggCCTGTGACAACATGTCGCTTGCAAgatactggttgggatcactgttctaatcTAAATCCCAGATACTTCAGCTGAGGGCTGTGGTATAATTACAAATAGCCTGTACTTTAGCCTTCTATATGACTCCTTTACCTGGAACCAGTAtcacagactaaaggtggccatacacgagccgataaaagctgccgacagaccgagtcggcagcttattggcccgtgtatggggccccccagaCGGGTTTCCCGATCGAGATTTGGCCGaaagggactaaaaatcccgttggatcgcggccgcatctgttcgttgatgcggtcccgcgattcgaccgcccgttcccattcctagggcccacgatcagatcagcccgatattgcccacctcaaggtgggcatatcggagagagatccgctcatttggcgacattgccaaacgagcagatctctccatgtatggacaccttaacACAGCAGATCCCAAGTCTATACCTAAACATGCACATATCTGGTTCTTCACATTTAGTTTATCAATGTCACACTGGCCTGCTTTCAGCTGCTGTGATTTTGATATCTACACATAAAATAATCTCACCATATATCTGGGGATAGTCAGGATTTTTATGTTTCAGTTTAGGAAAATACTAATCCCTAGGATACAGAGACGCTatatgaacaaaacaaaaacatcctCATCCAGTTTATTTGTTAAACAAATACAGATGATGACAGAGCCAAGTTATTTGTGTGGCTAAAATAGCTGCTTTCAGGCCAAGACAGTGCCGTCAGCACAAGTACATTAAGTCAGTGATTAGAGCAGATCTGCATCACCGCCTAGTTAAAATCCGCAGCTAAAGAGAAGGGTTTAATACACTACATGCTCCCTTGCCCTTATCCCAATCACTGCAAGTGATCAGCAGATATTCTACCAATTTTATCTGTATTGTTTGCCATGGGTAAAATGATCTTATGACCCTGAGACCTCTACAGAGCAAGATAAATTATGGTCAGGGCACTGCAGACTAACGTCCACAAAACTAAATCTTAAAGGAAATCTAATACACTTTTCATACTTCATGGTGGACATCATGTAGGTCAAAGAGCATCCAAACGCACCATAGCTAGATGGATCGTGTCCATGATAGAGTTGGTTTATACACTATCCAACAAGCAATTGCCTGTTCAAGCCAAAGCTCATACTACAAGAAAGATTGGCACATCATGGGCCTTCTTTAACAATGTGTCTCCAGAGAACATTTGCAGAGCTGCCACTTGGACTTCTCTGCacagtttttcaagattttacaGACTCAATTTGCAGCACTGAGAggaatctaaagctggccatagacgcaaagatccgatcgtacgaatcgtggattcgtacgattttcggaccatgtgtggagagtcccgacatttttcgtccgtcgaagatcggtcgtttggtcgatcggacaggttagaaaatttctgtcgcctgccgataatatctctgcgtgtattgccgatcgtacgattttcagtgggagactgtcactagtgttgtcagacataagtatcgtacgattgctttcaggggcagaacattgggtgatctgttatttgatcggaatggtaaagactttgatctgaatggttagtggagggtcgggagatgggaaagtccgatcgtacgttgattcgtacgatcggatctttgcgtctatggccagctttagtttggcAGAGTTGTGCTGCAAGCAGCTACAACAGTCTGAACAGTTAGATTTGTATATAGTTTCCTACCCTTTTTGGAAGGCTTTGGGTCTTCCCCAGACGTCCTGCACGGACAGGTAGGGCCGACCGCATAAAAGAGATTTTCATACCAATGAATCCCTTTtgcgtaggcccgtactgtcagtgcagcatcccaccCTTTTTCATACCATATGTAagtaagtaataataaata encodes:
- the c2cd2l.L gene encoding phospholipid transfer protein C2CD2L, with product MEGTVTQGFIPGVSEIWFAALLMLFAASLITVLAWLLQVTRGSPTPAFPGARGLLTALFGFPSVRESWSRAWAKALNSEAARNQSSLQVLFEESTHLQPNSHISHVSCTEHSDSSMAFLCTLSADPIRFPVSVTQESPAAVSMNTYQVFLTLHQAQIEVRLEELPQEGLLVSWGFKEHPDITLQVTPRQSLQSSEGGAELCTLQDLIQDALLSAQPAMVFNLKAHDGDMGLCDRLLRGSPCSAESPKLLIRQICLQNITVADDKEAELRCEAELNAPWQRREIRSVRQNEGDACNLSWNDEMTFDLSTQSKELYLRVWQIKEGERNVLLGQTSVALKSPYRDLSGRHLYPLTSSAGQSITGTPSISVEFLVPELSLPRATLAATASRTNITPTKKVEMDRTVMPDGTIVTTVTTIQSRLRLDGKIDSPSRSPSKVEVTENKPIFMPRSCSPGSSPSGSGGSPVSLRLDPVAETAIRQLTEPGNKPAKKTPTKRSTLIISGVSKVPIGQDEMALCLGYAASMDASLQGLTLGEDFPLPDPTLDPIDNGVTPPQGPDTDDTTKSDISDKPSVDDLESETGSTGTLETRSLKEHKVGFLRSGTKLLFRRRHREPGLSQSHDNLTDSASASRKKSGSFSKRLLKRFSLKTKTKPSINGSTPEK